The genome window AAGCGGCGTCCTTCTTGGATGTATTGACCAAGTGAGTGGAGGTCGGTCGTGAAGTTAGCACTGGATGGGTAAATGCCCTTCTGGTCCTTCCCTTCGGATTCACCGGCCAGCTGCTTCCACCATTCGGCGAACATCCGCATGTTGGGCTCGTAGTTTTCCAGGAGTTCAGTCTCGTAGCCCTTCCGGTAGAGGATGTTCCGGTAGGCGGCGTACTGGTAAGCCTCGTTCTTGGACAGGTCTGGGTTAACGTAGTCCTGTTCCGCCTGGGCCGCACCAGCCATCAGTTGGTCAATGTCGGCACCAGAAGCGGCGATTGGCAGGAGGCCAACCGGGCAGAGGACGGAGTAACGGCCACCGACCCCATCAGGAATGACGAAGGATTCGTAACCGTTGGCGTCGGCCTCGGTCTTCAACGCCCCCTTGGCCTTGTCGGTCGTGGCGTAAATCCGCTTGTTAGCTTCTTCCAGACCGTACTTTTCAATCAGCTTCTTCTTGAAAATCCGGAAGGCAATGGACGGTTCGGTCGTCGTCCCGGACTTGGAAACGACATTGACGGAGAAGTCCTTGTCACCAATCAGTTCCAGCAGGTCGTGAACGTAGGTCGAGCTGAGGGAGTTCCCGGCAAAGATGACCAGTGGGTACTTCCGGTCTTTGGCGTCCTGCGCCTGATAAAAAGTGTTGTGGAGGAAGTCGATTGCCATCTGAGCACCGAGGTAGGAGCCCCCGATTCCGATGACAACTAAGATGTCGGAGTCGGACTGGATCTTCTTGGCGGCTTGCTTGATCCGCTCAAATTCATCCTTATCGTACTCGCTTGGAAGGTGGAGCCAGTCGCGGTAGGCGGCCCCGGCACCGGTCCCGTTGCGGAGTTCATCATCTGCGGCCTTGACCATTGCCTGCATCTCGCCGAGTTCGTTGTCATGAACAAATTGTTTCAAGCCTTGTGTATCAAATGAAAGATGTGCCATAAACTGCTCTCTTCTTTCTCAATTACTATTCTCGCTCCTTGATGAAGCGGTTACTTTTCTTAACGGTTTATATGATAGCGCTTACTATTTTATATGTCAACCGGTTGACATTAACTTTTTTAGAGAATAAGATATGGGAAAAGCAGTTAATATAGTGCTCTTATATGTGAAATTAATTTCATAGATGAAAGGACTCGTTATCATTATGGATAATCAAAAACTAACGACCAAGCAGAAGGTCCGGAAGTTCACCGGAAACTTTGCCACGATTGCCTGCCTGGTCATGTACTTCTCCTACATTGAACAGATTATTGCTAACTTTACCGGCCAGCCAGTTTCACCTGTTCAACCGTTCTTTGCCTCCATCAATGCCTTGTTATGGGTAATCTACGGTTGGGTAAAGCCCGATAAAAAGGATTGGCCGGTGATTATCGCCAACTTCCCCGGAATCATCTTCGGGTTAGTAACGGCAATTACCTCATTCGTTCACTAGTACTAAAAAAGGACGTGAGTTTTGGTTAGCTCACGTCCTTTTTTTAGTCGCCGTTTGTAAAATTAAGTTAGAAAAATAAAAAAGCCATTTGTGATAGACTTTTGAATAACCACAAACAAAAGTAAAGGAACATCACAAATGACTTATAAACATCTTACCACACGTGAACTAACCCTCATAGCTAATTTTTGGCACCAAGGTACGAAGGCTTATCAAGCTGCTAAACTGCTTAAACGAAGCCAAGAAACTATTTACCGCGTCTATCGATTTCTTGATAGCGGTAAGACCATTGCACAGTATCTTAAGGCTTACCAACGGAATAAGCAGCGTTGTGGTCGTAAGCAGGCTTAGCTAGCCAAGGATGAGATCAGCTACATCAATGAGCAGGTTAAAGCGGGCTGGACACCTGATACGATCATTGGTCGAGCAGAACGGACAATTAGCTGTAGTATGCGGACACTTTATCGGATGTTTGCTCGTGGACAGTACAATTTTGCCGTCCAGCAATTACCGATGAAAGGCAAGCGACACCCCAATGGCTATGTCGAACGACGTGGTAAGGCGGGGCATCTCGGTCGGAGTATTTACCAGCGATACCATGATTTTCCTCACTACCAACACGAGTTTGGTCACTTTGAAGCTGATACTGTTCAAGGAAAAGCTCATCGTGGTGCGGTCATGACCTTGGTGGAACGTCAATCTAAGGTGATGATTGTGCTTAACGTTCATCGTAAAACTGATGAAGCAGTTAACTATCACTTGGATAAATGGCTTTCTAAAATGCCTCGTCATTTCGTTAAGTCGATTACCTTTGATAATGGTAAGGAATTCGCGGGCTGGCGTGAGATTGCCAATAAACATGACCTTCATACTTATTTTGCGGAGGTTGGAGCGCCCAATCAACGCGGCCTGAATGAAAACAATAATGGTATCTTACGTCGTGACGGTCTCAGTAAACGATTAGACTTCCGTAATTTACCAGATGAACTAATCACCCAGCTGATGCACAAACGAAATACTATTCCACGGAAGTCACTTCACTACCGCACACCACTTGAAGTATTCCTAAGTCACGTCACAGATGAACAGCTTTCAACATTTTTCTAATTTAAATTGACATTTCGGGAGTTATTAAGTGCCCTTTGGTATGCCCGGGCAGTTGTCGGGTCAAAGCAGACCATTGTCACTTCTTCCACGTGACTGGCCGAACGTAAGAACGCTCGCATCGCGCGGATTGCAATCTGGGCGGCCCGGTCTAAGGGGAAGGAATAGACGCCCGTGCTGATCGACGGGAAAGCCACGGTCCGACAACCATATTCGTCCGCCAGTGCCAGACTATTACGGTAGGAATTCGCCAGCAACTGCTCCTCGTCATGGTCGCCCCCGTGCCAAATGGGACCCGGCGTGTGGATAATATACTTCGCTGGTAAATTAAAGCCACTGGTAATTCGGGCCTCCCCGGTCGGGCAACCGCCAAACTTTTCGCAGGCCGCGTATAGGGCTGGGCCCGCCGCCCGGTGAATTGCGCCGTCAACACCGCCGCCGCCCATCAGTGTGGTATTGGCAGCGTTGACAACTGCGTCTGCCGCGATGGTCGTAATATCGCCTTGAACTACCTGAATTGTTTTCATAACCGATTCCTTCTTTGCTTAAATTGCGGATAAAGCCAAATTGCTTCAACAATTGACAATGCTGACAAGGCAACGACAAAGCCCCGTCCAAAGCCGGCACCAAGCCCATATGCCGTCGCTGAACCTGAATAGCTAGTAAAATCAAGCTTGATCAGTAACGCTGTAACTACGATAAAAGTCAAGAGCGCCCCCACCTGGGTGACCCGATTCTGCTTCTTCCAATCGGCCTTGCTTAACAGGAAATAAACATTTACAGATAAGAGGCCAACGACTGCTCCAGCTAAAAAACGGCCCAGTGGTGGCAGTTGGTTAATCATTCCGGTTCCAAATAGTGCCCGCCATAAAAAGTATAAACTGATCACGACATTACACAAATACGAAATTGTAAAAATCCGGTCCTGCTTAGCCAACGATGCGTGTTCTTGCTTATAATTATTAATCATCTCGTGGTCCTCCCGTAATAAATCATCTAAACTAACGTGGTAAAGGTCACTGAGCTGGACCAGCATAAAAATGTCAGGATACGAGCGCCCATTTTCCCAGCTAGAAATCGTCTTCCGGGATACCCCGAGTTTAGTTGCGACTTCCTGCTGGGTCCAGTCGTTATGGGCCCGGTATTGTTTGATTTTCTCTGCGAATTCCATTCAGTGCCTCCGTATTTCAAATTGATTTCCCGGGAAATAATTCTTGCTAACAAGATACCAAGCCGGAACTCAAATGTCACGCTAACCTTTCCAGACAAACAAAAATCACTGGATGCTCATTTCCTGAGCTCCAGTGATTTTTAATTTCTGATAACGGGCAAAGTGCCCCAGGGCCGGTGCCGAGGTCCGGACGCATCCCCTGTCGAGGAGGTTATTTTTCCTCCCAATAGCTACCAAATGTTGACCCGGTCTTCCGGCGCCTTGTACATCTGGTCACCCGACTGAATCCCAAAGGCAGTGTAGAAGTCGGCCTGGTTTTGGGCCTGAACGTTGGCCCGCAGCTTTTGCGGTGCGTGAACGTCAATCGACAGCAATAATTGTTCATATTGCTGGGTGGCCTTCATCCGCCAAATTGTTGCCCAGTTGATAAAGAACTCTTGGGCGTTGAAGTTGTTCTCTTCCTTAGCCGCTTCCAAGGCGCAGGATAGGCCCCCGCCATCGGCGATGTTTTCGGAGACCGTTAGCTTCCCATTGACCTTCTGGCCCGCAATTGGCAAGCCGTCAAATTCGGCGATCATTTTCTGGGCGAGTTCCTTAAAGTGGGCGGAGTCTTCCGGCGTCCACCAATTGTTCAAGTTCCCGTACTCGTCAAAGAGAGCCCCATTGTTATCAAAGGCGTGGGAAATTTCGTGGGCGATGACCGCGCCAATTCCCCCGTAATTCTGGCTACTTGTTTGTTTCAGCGAATAGAATGGCGCCTGCAGGATAGCAGCTGGGAAAACAATGATGTTCTTAAACGGGTGGTAGTAAGCGTTGACCGTGGCGGCGCTCATTTCCCAGCGCATCCGGTCAACCGGCTTGTTCCAACGGCTAAACATATCCTTGCTAGCAACGATACTCAATTGGTTAAGGTTAGCAATCAGTGATTCCAGCTCATCGACCTTTAAGTGGTCGTACAATGACGGAATTTTGTCTGGGTAGCCGACTTGGATGCCCAGCTTATCTAGTTTGAGAACTGCCTTATCCCGGGTCGCCTTACTCAGCCAAGTATTGTTAGTCAGGCGTTGCTTGTAGACGGCAATCATCTGCTCAACCATGTGATGGACGTCCGCCTTAGCTTGCGGGCCGAAGTAGGTCTTGCCATAGTAGTCCCCCGCCACCTGGCTAAAGATGTCCCGGGCCAGGTAGTAGGCAAATTTTTGCTGGCTGACCGGCTTCTTGCTCCCGGATAACGCCCGGCTGTACCGGCCGTTGATTTCCCGCATCTCATCATCCAGGTAACTGGCGTTGTCGCGGACAACGTTGATCAGTGCCCAACTCTTAAAGAGGTCAAAGTGGTCCTTGAGAATGCTGTTCAGGGCCTTAAAGTAAGCCGGTTCCATCACGATGACCTTGTCCGGCGTTGCCCCTACCAGCTGCTTGGTGACCGCTGCCAGATCCAGTTGGTCCGTGGAAGCAGCCAGCTCGGCAACTGTCTGTGGATTGTACATTTTACTGTAATCGGCTGCCTCTTCCGCACTCTTCACGTTCGGCGCCAATAGCGCATCAAAAGCCTGGGCTTCCTTGATCAGTTGGGCAGCCTGTTCTTCGGTGTAGTCCAGCTTTAACAATAGCTCCTTAACCATTGCAGCCCAAAGTTTCATCAACTGGTCATGCTGGTCCTTCTTCGCCGGCTCGTAGTAACTCTTGTCCGGTAAAATCAGCGATGGCGAAGAGACAAACAGTGCATAGACCGTGGCGTTCTTCATATCCGCATCAATATCAAACGATACCGGTGATGGCAGCCCCATCAGCACCCAGTTCTTCCACTGCTTCTGGTAGTCAGCGTATGAATCAAGGGCTGTGACGCTGGCCAGCAGGCGTTGTAACGGCACAGGGCCAACCTTTTTCCGCAGGTCAAACTTCTTCGCCACCCGGTACAGCTTAATCATCTCGTTAAAGCGCGGATCGTCTGACGTCTTCTTACCGTCTGCGTAGTCCTCAAAATCAGCCATCATCTGCTTATCGATTTCGTTGACCAGGTCGTTAAAGCCCCCCGTTGCTGGTTTATCATCGGGAATCTTAGCGTCCTTGATCCAGGCACCATTGACAGCTTCGTAAAGGTCATCCTTGATTAAATCCTTATTAATTGCCACGTTGTATTCCTCCTCAAAGTGAGTTTGTCACTATTATACTATTTTTAGCGCTTTTGCTGGGAACTTAACTACTCTTGGAAGGGGCGGAGTAACTCCTGCCGGGCACTCACCGCGAACCACTGGCTATGATCGATTAGCAACTGATTAACGCTTCGGTAGTCCGCCAGGTCAACTCGGCCGGGCAAGAGACCGCCTCGTTGCAACTGCCGTGCTAAGGCCACATCCTGTCTTTCCAAAACATCCCGGTAAATTGGCTGCTGGTCCGGCTCCCATTCTTCATTTAGCAGCGCTGCCGCCCGCACGTAGTTTCTTCCGTGCGTTAGCACCGCGAGCATCGTTTCCGGTGGTAATATTCGTTCAGTCATTTTGCTTCCTCCTCAGTTCCAAAACGTGGCTGGCTGGTGTTGGTACTGATAGCTGGTCGCGCTTAGTTGTCAGCAACCAGAATACGTCGTAATAGTGGTGACAACGGAGCGTACTTTCACCCCAGCCATCCGTGATAATTATGACCATAGTTCCTGTTTTGGGAACGCGGTGGTCACGGAGATAATCAAAAACACATTGAAATTGCGTCCCACCACCGCCCTGGCGGGTAAGGCGCGGCGCTTGTCCGGGCCGAAGACGCGTCCCCTTGCCACTTACCTTGGCGTCAAATGAATACAGCCAGGCTGGCAGCCCCAGCGTTCCCGTCATCTGCCCAATTGCAAGCAAAGCGGCGGCGAGCTCTTCATCGGAAACAGACCCCGAATTGTCAACAAAGATATGCACAGCGGGTACCAAGCGACTGACTTGTCCCGGAAGATCCATCCGCAGTGGTTGGCGCCGGTTAAAACGGTTCGCCCGGGGCTGATG of Limosilactobacillus oris contains these proteins:
- a CDS encoding M13 family metallopeptidase — translated: MAINKDLIKDDLYEAVNGAWIKDAKIPDDKPATGGFNDLVNEIDKQMMADFEDYADGKKTSDDPRFNEMIKLYRVAKKFDLRKKVGPVPLQRLLASVTALDSYADYQKQWKNWVLMGLPSPVSFDIDADMKNATVYALFVSSPSLILPDKSYYEPAKKDQHDQLMKLWAAMVKELLLKLDYTEEQAAQLIKEAQAFDALLAPNVKSAEEAADYSKMYNPQTVAELAASTDQLDLAAVTKQLVGATPDKVIVMEPAYFKALNSILKDHFDLFKSWALINVVRDNASYLDDEMREINGRYSRALSGSKKPVSQQKFAYYLARDIFSQVAGDYYGKTYFGPQAKADVHHMVEQMIAVYKQRLTNNTWLSKATRDKAVLKLDKLGIQVGYPDKIPSLYDHLKVDELESLIANLNQLSIVASKDMFSRWNKPVDRMRWEMSAATVNAYYHPFKNIIVFPAAILQAPFYSLKQTSSQNYGGIGAVIAHEISHAFDNNGALFDEYGNLNNWWTPEDSAHFKELAQKMIAEFDGLPIAGQKVNGKLTVSENIADGGGLSCALEAAKEENNFNAQEFFINWATIWRMKATQQYEQLLLSIDVHAPQKLRANVQAQNQADFYTAFGIQSGDQMYKAPEDRVNIW
- a CDS encoding O-acetyl-ADP-ribose deacetylase; its protein translation is MKTIQVVQGDITTIAADAVVNAANTTLMGGGGVDGAIHRAAGPALYAACEKFGGCPTGEARITSGFNLPAKYIIHTPGPIWHGGDHDEEQLLANSYRNSLALADEYGCRTVAFPSISTGVYSFPLDRAAQIAIRAMRAFLRSASHVEEVTMVCFDPTTARAYQRALNNSRNVNLN
- a CDS encoding helix-turn-helix domain-containing protein, with product MEFAEKIKQYRAHNDWTQQEVATKLGVSRKTISSWENGRSYPDIFMLVQLSDLYHVSLDDLLREDHEMINNYKQEHASLAKQDRIFTISYLCNVVISLYFLWRALFGTGMINQLPPLGRFLAGAVVGLLSVNVYFLLSKADWKKQNRVTQVGALLTFIVVTALLIKLDFTSYSGSATAYGLGAGFGRGFVVALSALSIVEAIWLYPQFKQRRNRL
- a CDS encoding glucose-6-phosphate isomerase, whose protein sequence is MAHLSFDTQGLKQFVHDNELGEMQAMVKAADDELRNGTGAGAAYRDWLHLPSEYDKDEFERIKQAAKKIQSDSDILVVIGIGGSYLGAQMAIDFLHNTFYQAQDAKDRKYPLVIFAGNSLSSTYVHDLLELIGDKDFSVNVVSKSGTTTEPSIAFRIFKKKLIEKYGLEEANKRIYATTDKAKGALKTEADANGYESFVIPDGVGGRYSVLCPVGLLPIAASGADIDQLMAGAAQAEQDYVNPDLSKNEAYQYAAYRNILYRKGYETELLENYEPNMRMFAEWWKQLAGESEGKDQKGIYPSSANFTTDLHSLGQYIQEGRRFLMETVVKLDKPNFDVEIPSEEDNLDGLGYLEGKTMDFANTKAYEAVVAAHTAGGVPVMTVHIPEENEYTLGYLIYFFEVAMGISGYLNGINPFNQPGVEAYKTNMFGLLGKPGYEEVGKQLRAEMEKNN
- a CDS encoding SemiSWEET family transporter; translated protein: MDNQKLTTKQKVRKFTGNFATIACLVMYFSYIEQIIANFTGQPVSPVQPFFASINALLWVIYGWVKPDKKDWPVIIANFPGIIFGLVTAITSFVH